The Neoarius graeffei isolate fNeoGra1 chromosome 7, fNeoGra1.pri, whole genome shotgun sequence genome includes a region encoding these proteins:
- the abcb10 gene encoding ATP-binding cassette sub-family B member 10, mitochondrial, translating into MCGVTMLQMSRFTTKKLLEHWTVTCKRPVRLYQLSGLTLRSQRKLVCETVLQASLFPQFRLGATLGPHCVWTHFRTSTPFAFYSTSTDSKQAAEHVGREVKTNDRPGRISSGDFKKLLWLAHPERWRLSAAVSFLVVSSAVTMSAPFFLGKVIDTVYTNSCADFSSSLTSLCIMLAGVFLCGGAANAARIYLIHVSGQRIVRNLRESLFSSILRQEVGFFDKTSTGELINRLSSDTARVGNALTDNVSDGLRSVAQAGAGVSMMFYVSPSLATFVLMIVPPVAALAVIYGRYVHSISKQTQDALAKATELAEERISNLRTVRAFSKELTEVQTYAEKVEHVLQLAKKEARLTAGFFGVTGLSGNMIVLSVLYKGGLLMGSEHMTVGELSSFLMYAFWVGISIAGLSSFYSELMKGLGAGTRLWELMGRKPEFPLSEGLVLRPEQLKGALEFHNVSFAYPTRKDISVFQNLSLSVPAGSVMAVVGSSGSGKSTLVSLLLRLYDPDSGMITVDGHDIRNLNAYWLRNNIGTVSQEPVLFSCTIAENIAYGASDPSQVTTQDILRVAQIANAHDFISGFPNGFDTLVGEKGVLLSGGQKQRIAIARALLKNPKILLLDEATSALDADNEFLVQEALERLMQDRTVLIIAHRLSTIQNADAVAVLDQQRVVECGRHAQLLTNQDGLFRKLMEKQAFLHAEQKLALAK; encoded by the exons ATGTGTGGAGTAACAATGTTGCAGATGTCGAGATTCACTACCAAGAAACTCTTAGAGCACTGGACTGTTACCTGCAAACGCCCAGTAAGACTTTACCAGCTATCTGGTCTGACTttaagatcccagagaaaactggTCTGTGAAACTGTACTTCAAGCATCCCTTTTTCCCCAATTCCGACTTGGAGCAACTTTAGGTCCACATTGTGTTTGGACGCACTTCAGGACCTCCACTCCATTTGCTTTTTACAGCACGTCGACAGACTCCAAGCAAgcagcagagcatgtgggaagagaAGTCAAAACCAATGACAGACCAGGACGGATATCCTCAGGCGACTTCAAAAAGTTATTGTGGCTCGCTCATCCAGAGCGCTGGAGGCTATCAG CTGCTGTGAGCTTCCTGGTTGTCTCCAGTGCTGTCACCATGTCTGCTCCATTTTTCTTGGGTAAAGTGATTGACACTGTCTACACAAACTCGTGTGCAGACTTCAGTTCCTCCCTGACCTCGCTGTGCATCATGCTAGCAGGGGTTTTCCTGTGTGGTGGAGCTGCCAATGCTGCACGTATATATCTTATTCATGTCTCAG GGCAGCGGATTGTGAGAAACTTGCGTGAGTCCCTTTTCTCCTCAATTTTGAGGCAGGAGGTGGGATTCTTTGACAAGACGAGCACTGGTGAGCTCATTAACCGCCTTTCATCGGACACAGCTCGAGTTGGAAATGCGCTtactgacaatgtgtctgatggtCTACGGTCAGTTGCTCAGGCTGGAGCTGGAGTCAGTATGATG TTCTATGTGTCACCCAGTCTTGCCACCTTTGTCCTAATGATTGTACCTCCCGTGGCAGCCCTGGCAGTCATCTATGGAAGATATGTGCACTCCATATCTAAACAAACACAGGATGCTCTGGCAAAGGCCACAGAG CTGGCAGAAGAGAGGATCAGTAACTTACGGACAGTTAGGGCATTCAGCAAAGAGTTGACAGAAGTGCAGACCTACGCAGAGAAGGTGGAACATGTCCTCCAACTGGCTAAAAAGGAAGCTAGGCTTACTGCTGGGTTCTTTGGAGTG ACTGGCCTGAGTGGCAATATGATCGTCCTGAGTGTGCTGTATAAAGGCGGGCTGCTGATGGGTAGCGAGCACATGACCGTAGGAGAGCTTTCCTCCTTCCTTATGTATGCCTTCTGGGTGGGCATCAGCATTGCTG GTCTGAGCTCATTCTATTCAGAGCTAATGAAGGGGTTAGGAGCTGGTACACGATTGTGGGAACTGATGGGGCGAAAGCCTGAATTTCCTCTCAGTG AGGGACTTGTGTTGAGACCAGAGCAGCTGAAGGGAGCCCTCGAGTTCCATAATGTGTCGTTTGCTTACCCGACAAGGAAAGATATCTCTGTCTTCCAGAACCTGAGTCTGTCTGTGCCAGCTGGTTCAGTGATGGCAGTGGTGGGGTCAAGTGGCTCTGGAAAATCAACTCTTGTGTCCCTTCTGCTCCGTCTGTATGACCCAGACTCGG GTATGATAACTGTTGATGGCCATGACATACGGAATTTGAATGCTTATTGGCTTCGGAATAATATTGGAACTGTAAGCCAG GAGCCAGTCCTCTTCTCTTGCACCATTGCTGAGAACATTGCATACGGAGCATCCGATCCCAGTCAGGTCACAACACAGGACATCCTACGAGTAGCACAGATAGCTAATGCTCATGACTTCATTAGTGGATTTCCCAATGGCTTTGACACTCTTGTTGGAGAGAAAGGAGTTCTCCTGTCAG GTGGACAGAAACAAAGAATTGCTATTGCAAGGGCCTTGCTAAAG AACCCCAAAATACTGTTATTAGATGAAGCCACAAG TGCTCTGGATGCAGATAATGAGTTCCTGGTGCAAGAGGCCCTGGAGCGGCTGATGCAGGACCGCACAGTGCTCATCATCGCTCACCGTCTCTCCACCATCCAGAACGCAGATGCTGTGGCTGTGCTGGACCAGCAGCGTGTGGTAGAGTGTGGCCGTCATGCCCAGCTTCTCACCAACCAAGATGGTCTCTTTCGCAAGCTCATGGAGAAACAAGCCTTTTTACATGCTGAGCAGAAGCTGGCTCTTGCCAAATAG